The Sphingomonas sp. LY54 genome includes a region encoding these proteins:
- a CDS encoding protein-disulfide reductase DsbD family protein encodes MRAFLFALSLFWIGLTAPAVAQLPGQKAVAVELLAETNAPAAGETLTLALRMTPQPGWHGYWKNPGDAGVESRIDWTLPAGVAPGPIQYPVPQTLIIAGLMNYVYEGPYVQLVELKLPAGLATGTKLPLRGKYDFLACTDEICVPQSAELALDLTVGAPGAPRARQADFDRYRQALPKPLGSEAKFETANGRFRLAVPLPADMAVADPYFFPITDGALAYAAPQAVSRNGDMLIVETDAAGQTVPLVEGVLKIGPNQGLTLTARSGAVPAAGAALATGEAASGGSTTILAALGGALIGGLLLNIMPCVFPILSLKALSLAKAGGDERAARREALAYTAGVVLVCLALGGLLLALRAGGATAGWAFQLQDPRVILLLLLLVTAISLNLAGLFELPQIAGGERLARSGGASGAFWTGALAAFVATPCTGPFMGAALAAALVLPTAAALAVFAGLGLGLALPFLLLGFVPALRRMLPKPGAWMARLRRILSVPMFLTALGLAWILGRQSGVDGMAIGLAGALALALGLWWVGRRQENGLGWLPLAPAALAAMAAILLVPTASAPAEAKAKDMLGAEPFSEARLATLQSEGRPVFVYFTADWCVTCKVNEKTALERSDVADAFAARKVAVLVGDWTRGDAAIGRFLEAHGRSGVPLYLYYAPGRPARVLPQVLTTGMLTALPS; translated from the coding sequence ATGCGCGCCTTCCTGTTCGCTTTGTCCCTGTTCTGGATCGGCCTCACCGCCCCCGCCGTGGCGCAGTTGCCGGGGCAGAAGGCGGTCGCGGTCGAGCTCCTCGCCGAGACGAACGCGCCGGCCGCGGGCGAGACGCTGACGCTGGCGCTGCGGATGACTCCGCAGCCGGGCTGGCACGGTTACTGGAAGAATCCGGGCGACGCTGGCGTCGAAAGCCGAATCGACTGGACGCTGCCCGCCGGCGTCGCGCCCGGGCCGATCCAATATCCTGTGCCGCAGACTCTGATCATCGCGGGCCTGATGAACTACGTCTACGAAGGCCCCTACGTGCAGCTCGTCGAACTGAAGCTGCCGGCGGGCCTCGCGACCGGCACGAAGCTGCCGCTGCGCGGCAAATATGACTTCCTCGCCTGCACCGACGAGATCTGCGTGCCCCAGTCGGCCGAGCTGGCATTGGACCTCACCGTCGGCGCGCCCGGCGCCCCGCGTGCCCGGCAGGCCGATTTCGATCGCTACCGCCAGGCCCTCCCGAAACCGCTCGGCAGCGAGGCGAAGTTCGAGACCGCCAACGGCCGCTTCCGCCTTGCCGTGCCGCTGCCTGCCGACATGGCGGTCGCCGACCCCTATTTCTTCCCGATCACCGACGGCGCGCTCGCTTATGCCGCGCCGCAGGCGGTGAGCCGCAACGGCGACATGCTGATCGTCGAGACCGACGCCGCCGGACAGACTGTGCCGCTGGTCGAAGGCGTGCTGAAAATCGGGCCGAACCAGGGCCTGACGCTGACCGCAAGATCGGGTGCCGTCCCGGCCGCCGGGGCGGCGCTGGCGACGGGCGAAGCCGCGTCGGGCGGCAGCACGACGATCCTGGCGGCGCTGGGCGGCGCGCTGATCGGCGGGCTCCTGCTCAACATCATGCCCTGCGTGTTTCCGATCCTCAGCCTCAAGGCGCTGAGCCTGGCCAAAGCCGGCGGCGACGAGCGTGCGGCGCGACGCGAAGCGCTCGCCTACACCGCCGGCGTGGTGCTGGTATGCCTGGCGCTGGGCGGACTGCTCCTCGCGCTCCGCGCGGGCGGCGCAACCGCCGGCTGGGCGTTCCAGCTCCAGGATCCGCGCGTGATCCTGCTCCTGCTGCTTCTCGTCACCGCCATCTCGCTCAACCTCGCCGGCTTGTTCGAGCTTCCGCAGATAGCGGGCGGCGAGCGGCTCGCACGCAGCGGCGGCGCGAGCGGCGCCTTCTGGACCGGCGCGCTGGCTGCGTTCGTCGCCACCCCCTGCACCGGTCCGTTCATGGGCGCGGCACTGGCTGCGGCCCTGGTGCTTCCGACCGCGGCGGCGCTCGCCGTATTCGCCGGATTGGGCCTCGGCCTCGCCTTGCCCTTCCTCTTGCTCGGCTTCGTCCCGGCCCTTCGCCGCATGCTGCCGAAGCCCGGTGCGTGGATGGCGCGCCTGCGCCGCATCCTCTCCGTACCGATGTTCCTGACGGCGCTCGGCCTCGCCTGGATCCTCGGCCGCCAGTCGGGGGTAGACGGGATGGCGATCGGCCTGGCCGGCGCTTTGGCGCTGGCGCTCGGCCTGTGGTGGGTCGGGCGGCGCCAGGAAAACGGGCTGGGATGGCTCCCGCTCGCACCGGCGGCGCTGGCAGCCATGGCCGCGATCCTCCTCGTCCCGACCGCCTCCGCCCCGGCCGAAGCCAAGGCCAAGGACATGCTCGGCGCCGAACCGTTCAGCGAAGCGCGGCTTGCCACCTTGCAATCCGAAGGCCGCCCCGTCTTCGTCTATTTCACCGCCGACTGGTGCGTCACCTGCAAGGTCAACGAGAAGACCGCGCTGGAACGGAGCGACGTCGCCGACGCCTTCGCCGCGCGGAAAGTGGCCGTGCTGGTCGGCGATTGGACGCGCGGCGATGCCGCGATCGGCCGCTTCCTGGAGGCGCACGGCCGCTCGGGCGTGCCGCTCTACCTCTATTACGCGCCGGGCCGGCCGGCCCGGGTGCTGCCGCAAGTGCTCACCACCGGAATGTTGACCGCCCTGCCCAGCTGA
- a CDS encoding amidohydrolase produces MKKLLAAAAALFCVQTASADTLIDNVNGYTISGKDEVTRFNGLVIGTDGRVKQLLARKDKRPERPDYKLDGKGRTMIPGLIDAHGHVMGLGMGALQLDLSDTNSLQEAQAKIAAFARANPSPRWIIGRGWNQEKWGLGRFPTAADIDAVVADRPVWLDRVDGHAGWANSLAMREAGVTAASKSPPGGKIEMTGSQPSGIFIDAAAELVQKSVPAPLPRIRERALDRAQEILLSHGITTAADMGTSGEDWEVMRRSGDKGRLQLRVLSYAAGVENLLAVAGTEPTPWLYDGRLRMVGVKLYSDGALGSRGAWLKQPYKDSPKERGLAFLNDAALKNLMSRAAMDGFQVAVHAIGDAANAQLLEAVEELSDTYKGDRRWRVEHAQIVDPADLPRFARNGIIASMQPVHESSDWRMAEARMGRERLGGAYAWQSMIRNGVPLAFGSDFPVESPNPFHGLAVAVSREDAQGQPPGGWMPEQKVSMAQAFAGFTRGGAYAAFAEDRLGTLERGKYADFLFIDRDIFAATPAEVRATQVLETWIGGRQAWKRK; encoded by the coding sequence ATGAAGAAATTACTGGCCGCCGCGGCGGCCCTGTTCTGCGTTCAGACGGCGTCGGCCGACACTCTGATCGACAACGTCAACGGCTACACCATCTCCGGCAAGGACGAGGTTACCCGCTTCAACGGCCTCGTCATCGGCACGGACGGCCGCGTCAAGCAGCTGCTCGCCCGCAAGGACAAGCGCCCCGAGCGGCCCGACTACAAGCTCGACGGCAAGGGCCGGACCATGATCCCGGGGCTGATCGACGCCCACGGCCACGTCATGGGCCTCGGCATGGGCGCGCTCCAGCTCGACCTGTCGGACACCAATTCCCTGCAGGAGGCGCAGGCCAAGATCGCCGCCTTCGCGCGCGCCAACCCGAGCCCGCGCTGGATCATCGGCCGCGGCTGGAACCAGGAGAAATGGGGCCTCGGCCGCTTCCCGACCGCCGCCGACATCGACGCGGTGGTGGCGGACCGGCCGGTCTGGCTCGATCGTGTCGACGGTCATGCCGGATGGGCCAACAGCCTCGCCATGCGCGAAGCGGGCGTGACCGCCGCCTCCAAGTCGCCGCCGGGCGGCAAGATCGAGATGACGGGCAGCCAGCCCTCCGGCATCTTCATCGACGCCGCCGCCGAACTCGTCCAGAAATCGGTGCCCGCGCCGCTGCCGCGCATCCGCGAACGCGCGCTCGACAGGGCGCAGGAAATCCTGCTCTCGCACGGGATCACGACGGCCGCCGACATGGGCACGAGCGGCGAGGATTGGGAAGTGATGCGCCGCTCGGGCGACAAGGGCCGGCTGCAGCTGCGCGTGCTCTCTTACGCGGCGGGCGTCGAGAATCTGCTCGCCGTTGCCGGCACGGAGCCGACGCCGTGGCTCTATGACGGCCGGCTGCGCATGGTCGGGGTCAAGCTCTACAGCGACGGCGCATTGGGATCGCGCGGCGCCTGGCTGAAGCAGCCCTACAAGGATTCCCCCAAGGAGCGCGGCCTCGCCTTCCTCAACGACGCTGCGCTCAAGAATCTGATGAGCCGTGCCGCGATGGACGGCTTCCAGGTTGCCGTCCACGCGATCGGCGACGCCGCCAATGCCCAGCTGTTGGAGGCCGTAGAGGAACTCTCCGACACCTATAAGGGCGACCGTCGCTGGCGCGTCGAGCACGCCCAGATCGTCGACCCCGCGGACCTGCCGCGCTTCGCCAGGAACGGCATCATCGCCTCGATGCAGCCGGTCCACGAATCATCGGACTGGCGCATGGCCGAGGCGCGGATGGGTCGCGAGCGGCTCGGCGGCGCTTATGCCTGGCAGAGCATGATCCGAAACGGCGTTCCGCTCGCCTTCGGCTCCGATTTCCCGGTGGAATCGCCCAATCCGTTCCACGGCCTCGCCGTCGCGGTCAGCCGCGAGGACGCCCAGGGCCAGCCGCCGGGCGGCTGGATGCCGGAGCAGAAGGTGTCGATGGCGCAGGCCTTCGCCGGCTTCACCCGCGGCGGGGCCTATGCCGCCTTCGCCGAGGACCGGCTGGGCACGCTGGAGCGCGGCAAATATGCCGACTTCCTGTTCATCGACCGCGATATCTTCGCGGCCACCCCGGCGGAGGTGCGCGCGACCCAGGTGCTCGAGACCTGGATCGGCGGCCGCCAGGCGTGGAAGCGGAAGTAA
- a CDS encoding right-handed parallel beta-helix repeat-containing protein has translation MKRLVLPWMALLAAPASAQTADAPFVWKEKALGYQSLQQAVDAIGDGTGTIVVAPGSYRQCAVQEAGRIAYVAAQPGTATLEGRACDGKAALVLGGTAARVEGLVFANIRVSDRNGAGIRLEKGDLTVSESLFRDSENGILSADDPAGAIRIERSTFSGLGGCVEDYGCSHGIYVGGYGSLSVRRSRFERGTGGHYVKSRAPRIEITDSSFDDTGGRATNYMIDLSNGATGLIARNVFVQGREKENYSAFVMVAPEGAENDSTGLALVDNEASLAPGVSRSTAFVADESGAAIRIENNRLGTGITRFEKR, from the coding sequence GTGAAGAGACTGGTCCTGCCCTGGATGGCGTTGCTAGCCGCGCCGGCCTCCGCACAAACCGCCGACGCGCCCTTCGTCTGGAAGGAGAAGGCGCTTGGCTATCAGAGCCTCCAGCAGGCCGTCGACGCGATCGGCGACGGCACGGGCACGATCGTCGTCGCGCCGGGCAGCTATCGCCAATGCGCGGTTCAGGAGGCGGGCCGCATCGCCTACGTCGCCGCGCAACCGGGCACCGCAACGCTGGAAGGCCGCGCCTGCGATGGCAAGGCGGCTCTTGTCCTCGGCGGAACCGCGGCCCGCGTCGAGGGACTGGTCTTCGCCAATATTCGCGTGTCCGACCGCAACGGCGCCGGCATCCGCCTGGAAAAAGGCGACCTCACTGTCTCCGAGAGCCTGTTCCGCGACAGCGAGAACGGCATCCTTTCGGCCGACGATCCGGCCGGTGCGATTCGCATCGAGCGCTCGACCTTCTCGGGGCTGGGCGGCTGCGTCGAGGATTATGGCTGCTCGCACGGCATCTATGTCGGCGGCTATGGCAGCCTGTCGGTCCGCCGCTCCCGCTTCGAGCGCGGCACCGGCGGCCATTATGTGAAGAGCCGGGCGCCGCGGATCGAGATTACCGATTCGAGCTTCGACGACACCGGCGGCCGCGCCACCAACTACATGATTGACCTTTCCAACGGCGCCACCGGGCTGATCGCACGCAACGTCTTCGTCCAGGGTCGCGAGAAGGAGAATTACAGCGCCTTCGTCATGGTCGCCCCCGAGGGCGCCGAGAACGATTCCACTGGGCTTGCATTGGTGGACAACGAAGCGTCGCTCGCCCCCGGCGTGAGCCGCTCGACCGCTTTCGTCGCCGACGAGAGCGGCGCCGCGATCCGGATCGAGAACAACCGACTGGGTACGGGGATCACCCGCTTCGAGAAACGCTGA
- a CDS encoding thioredoxin family protein produces MKPIVFAIAAVALAVPAAATQVGQPAPNFKLNDADGRTVSLADYKGKTVVLEWHNPGCPYVRKHYDSGNMQKTQAAARNDGAVWLTINSGAPGKQGHMSGAEAKALVAKEKARSTAYLLDPKGVVGKGYQAKTTPHMYIVDKAGTLVYAGGIDDKPTSDKADIAGARNHVLAALAEVQAGKPVSVATSRPYGCTVKYPES; encoded by the coding sequence ATGAAGCCCATCGTCTTTGCCATTGCCGCCGTCGCCCTGGCCGTTCCCGCAGCCGCCACACAGGTCGGCCAGCCGGCACCCAACTTCAAGCTGAACGACGCCGACGGCCGCACCGTCAGCCTCGCCGACTACAAGGGCAAGACGGTCGTGCTCGAGTGGCACAATCCCGGATGTCCCTATGTCCGCAAGCATTATGACAGCGGCAACATGCAGAAGACCCAGGCCGCGGCGCGCAACGACGGCGCCGTGTGGCTGACGATCAATTCGGGCGCGCCCGGCAAGCAGGGCCATATGAGCGGCGCCGAGGCCAAGGCGCTCGTTGCCAAGGAAAAGGCCCGCTCGACCGCCTATCTGCTCGACCCCAAGGGCGTGGTCGGCAAGGGCTACCAGGCCAAGACCACCCCGCACATGTACATCGTCGATAAGGCCGGCACGCTCGTCTATGCCGGCGGCATCGACGACAAGCCGACGTCGGACAAGGCCGACATCGCCGGCGCACGCAACCATGTGCTCGCCGCGCTGGCCGAAGTCCAGGCGGGCAAGCCGGTCTCGGTCGCGACCAGCCGGCCCTATGGCTGCACGGTCAAATATCCGGAGAGCTGA